A region from the Ptychodera flava strain L36383 chromosome 12, AS_Pfla_20210202, whole genome shotgun sequence genome encodes:
- the LOC139146373 gene encoding uncharacterized protein, whose amino-acid sequence MTLQSINVKRQAYHGKSFIGNHVDTCLKPKNINKICATVVNCVQSMCPSLIDMAHEIHDLFEPLLLKFSRCHSLYSVSRPLSPSEISEFGHNVEDFMRYFRNKFPNESVTPKMHILEDHVLPWMEVRGVGCGLHGEQGMEGVHSEFNRLGATYSRMPDKLQQLQQLMKMHHLSVHPVKSSDKPEIKRRKLKT is encoded by the exons ATGACACTGCAGAGTATTAATGTTAAACGTCAGGCATATCATGGAAAGAGCTTCATTGGAAACCACGTAGATACTTGTTTAAAG CCCAAGAACATCAACAAGATTTGTGCGACTGTGGTTAACTGTGTGCAGTCCATGTGCCCATCACTTATTGACATGGCACATGAGATCCATGACTTGTTTGAGCCTCTGCTGCTCAAATTCAGTAGATGTCACTCTCTGTACAGCGTCAGTAGACCACTATCCCCCAGTGAGATCAGTGAGTTTG GACATAACGTAGAAGACTTTATGCGATATTTCCGCAATAAGTTCCCCAACGAAAGTGTCACACCTAAAATGCACATCCTAGAAGATCATGTGTTACCATGGATGGAAGTACGAGGTGTTGGATGTGGCCTCCATGGAGAACAGGGAATGGAAGGGGTGCATTCAGAGTTCAACAGGCTGGGTGCAACTTACAGCAGGATGCCAGACAAACTTCAGCAGCTACAACAGCTTATGAAAATGCACCACTTGTCAGTACATCCCGTCAAATCATCAGACAAACCTGAAATTAAACGgcgaaaattaaaaacatag